From a single Candidatus Tanganyikabacteria bacterium genomic region:
- a CDS encoding amylo-alpha-1,6-glucosidase, which translates to MPSEVAAPEERAHATCPHSRVAIKRGPVFAVSHTDGMIDGRCACGQGLYFRDTRHLSRLEWRVGPAALPASLKALAYDADSGVMARGHYLHDGNVLLALSRELDGALFDTLVVTNHGRSPVSLEVACTFSADFLDMFAVRGFSGVPRSPGKHLEPNSQGDTVRLGYEGIDELRRETVLIFEPVPARLTTEQAVFEVRLAPHEECEIRLACHPGSPPRPERQPAPAVARPAPAAAHAAALGEFARISSTNPLFERFLARGTQDLLALLLPTEEGPYFAAGLPWYACPFGRDGLITAYQALPLHPEPAIGTLRYLAARQGRHQDATRDEEPGKILHESRVGELSKSGIVPFAPSYCTVDATPLFLILLHETWRWTGDLDLVRELWPNARAALGWIDRSADARGFLAYRRQGQKGLSNQGWKDSWDAILHPDGTVPAGGIALAEVQGYAYDARRRMAELAEALGEPELAATWRAVAAGLREAFASHFWLPDRGYFAIALDGAGNPVDAPASNQGQCLWSGLLDLPQAQAVRDVLVGPGLFSGWGIRTLSAESPNYNPVSYHNGSVWPHDNALIAAGLARYGYVAEAARIAEALFAVARTDPLQRLPELFCGFERRAADRPVPYPVACVPQAWAAGTPALLLRALLGLKASAADRRLTLARPYLPEWAGTVTLAGLRVGGATVSLRCAGSAVEILEATGGLVVEVQDRASVPPAPLPGGRDDGPSRTG; encoded by the coding sequence ATGCCATCGGAAGTTGCCGCTCCAGAAGAGCGCGCGCACGCGACCTGCCCCCATTCGCGGGTGGCGATCAAGCGCGGGCCGGTGTTCGCCGTGTCCCACACCGACGGCATGATCGACGGCCGGTGCGCGTGCGGGCAGGGGCTCTATTTCAGGGACACCAGGCACCTGTCAAGGCTGGAGTGGCGGGTGGGGCCGGCCGCCCTGCCGGCCTCCCTGAAAGCGCTCGCCTACGACGCCGACTCGGGCGTCATGGCCCGCGGCCACTACCTCCACGACGGGAACGTGCTGCTGGCGCTCTCGCGGGAACTAGACGGAGCGCTCTTCGACACGCTCGTGGTGACCAATCACGGCCGGTCGCCCGTGTCGCTCGAGGTGGCCTGCACATTCTCGGCCGACTTCCTCGACATGTTCGCCGTTCGCGGGTTCAGCGGCGTTCCTCGATCGCCCGGGAAGCACCTGGAACCGAACTCCCAAGGAGATACCGTGCGGCTCGGCTACGAGGGGATCGACGAACTCCGCCGCGAAACCGTGCTGATCTTCGAACCGGTGCCCGCGCGGCTGACCACCGAGCAGGCGGTGTTCGAGGTGAGGCTGGCTCCGCACGAAGAGTGCGAGATCCGGCTGGCGTGCCATCCCGGGTCGCCTCCGCGGCCGGAGCGGCAGCCGGCGCCGGCCGTCGCGAGGCCGGCCCCGGCCGCCGCTCACGCCGCGGCGCTAGGGGAATTCGCCCGGATCTCCAGCACCAATCCCCTCTTCGAGCGCTTCCTGGCCCGCGGTACCCAGGATCTGCTTGCCCTGCTCCTGCCGACCGAAGAGGGCCCCTACTTCGCCGCCGGCCTGCCCTGGTACGCTTGCCCGTTCGGGCGCGACGGGCTGATCACGGCCTACCAGGCCCTGCCGCTGCACCCCGAGCCGGCGATCGGCACCCTGCGCTACCTGGCCGCGCGGCAGGGCCGGCACCAGGACGCCACGCGCGACGAAGAGCCCGGCAAGATCCTGCACGAGAGCCGGGTCGGAGAGCTGTCGAAAAGTGGCATCGTGCCGTTTGCGCCAAGTTACTGCACGGTTGACGCCACCCCGCTGTTCTTGATCCTGCTTCACGAAACCTGGCGCTGGACCGGCGATCTCGACCTCGTGCGGGAGCTTTGGCCCAATGCCCGGGCGGCCCTGGGCTGGATCGATCGCTCCGCTGACGCCCGCGGCTTCCTGGCATACCGGCGCCAGGGGCAAAAGGGCCTATCGAACCAGGGCTGGAAGGATTCCTGGGACGCCATCTTGCACCCGGACGGCACCGTGCCCGCGGGGGGGATCGCCCTGGCCGAGGTGCAGGGCTACGCCTACGACGCCCGCCGCCGCATGGCCGAACTGGCCGAGGCGCTGGGCGAGCCGGAGCTAGCGGCTACCTGGCGCGCGGTCGCCGCGGGGCTGCGAGAGGCGTTTGCTAGCCACTTCTGGCTCCCCGATCGCGGCTACTTCGCCATCGCCCTCGACGGAGCTGGAAACCCGGTCGACGCGCCTGCCTCCAACCAGGGCCAGTGCCTCTGGAGCGGCCTGCTGGACCTGCCCCAGGCGCAGGCCGTGCGTGACGTGCTGGTGGGCCCGGGCCTGTTCTCGGGCTGGGGCATCCGTACCCTGTCGGCCGAGAGCCCCAACTACAACCCGGTGAGCTACCACAACGGCTCGGTCTGGCCCCACGACAACGCCCTGATAGCCGCCGGCCTGGCCCGCTACGGCTACGTGGCCGAGGCCGCTCGGATTGCCGAGGCGCTCTTCGCGGTAGCCCGGACAGACCCCTTGCAGCGGCTCCCCGAGCTGTTCTGCGGCTTCGAGCGCCGGGCGGCCGACCGGCCCGTACCCTACCCGGTCGCCTGCGTCCCGCAGGCCTGGGCGGCCGGCACGCCGGCACTGCTGCTCCGGGCGCTGCTGGGGCTGAAGGCGTCGGCGGCCGATCGCCGCCTCACCCTGGCGCGGCCGTACCTGCCCGAGTGGGCGGGCACCGTGACCCTGGCGGGCCTGCGGGTGGGCGGCGCGACGGTGTCCTTGCGATGCGCCGGGTCGGCGGTCGAGATCCTGGAAGCCACGGGAGGCCTCGTGGTCGAGGTCCAGGACCGGGCCTCTGTGCCACCGGCCCCCTTGCCTGGCGGAAGGGACGACGGCCCCTCTCGCACGGGCTAG